One window of Brevibacterium pigmentatum genomic DNA carries:
- a CDS encoding BPL-N domain-containing protein, which yields MTAPIRRAVAALLVGLFTAAASVGCAAADTSSPGSPLVAVYRGEAACDGCPETVAQRLRASFTDAEVVFIGRGERLPLQADSLADVDLYVQPGGGDDIDAAAEALPPRFVGGLEQYVADGGRYLGLCMGAYLAGPVAFGLVESDLDGEVGRPEFPVTDSRETVVDVAWRGDHRQTFFQEGAVLPPPEDRADVFARYSNGDIAAARYDHGDGMAGLVGPHPEADQTWLDEAGIADPDGDDWNYAVPFVAALLD from the coding sequence ATGACCGCCCCCATCCGACGAGCCGTTGCAGCTCTCTTGGTCGGTCTCTTCACCGCGGCCGCCTCAGTGGGCTGCGCCGCCGCAGACACTTCAAGTCCGGGTTCACCGCTAGTGGCCGTGTACCGCGGTGAGGCCGCGTGCGACGGATGCCCCGAGACGGTCGCACAACGGCTGAGAGCCTCGTTCACCGACGCCGAGGTGGTCTTCATCGGTCGCGGTGAACGTCTGCCGCTGCAGGCCGATTCCCTTGCAGACGTGGACCTCTACGTCCAACCCGGTGGCGGGGATGACATCGACGCTGCCGCCGAAGCGCTGCCCCCTCGATTCGTCGGCGGCCTTGAACAGTATGTTGCAGACGGCGGTCGTTACCTCGGTCTGTGTATGGGCGCCTACCTGGCGGGGCCGGTCGCCTTCGGCCTCGTCGAATCGGACCTCGACGGTGAGGTCGGCCGTCCCGAATTCCCAGTCACCGACAGCAGAGAGACCGTGGTCGACGTCGCCTGGAGGGGTGATCATCGCCAGACATTCTTCCAAGAGGGCGCAGTCCTTCCTCCACCCGAGGATCGCGCCGACGTGTTCGCGCGCTATAGCAACGGCGACATCGCCGCAGCACGCTACGACCACGGTGACGGTATGGCAGGTCTGGTCGGCCCGCACCCCGAGGCTGACCAGACCTGGCTTGACGAGGCGGGAATTGCCGATCCGGACGGAGACGACTGGAATTACGCCGTCCCCTTCGTCGCAGCACTGTTGGATTGA
- a CDS encoding NAD(P)/FAD-dependent oxidoreductase: protein MDADVVVVGAGLAGLQCARRLQRNGLTVQICESRDGVGGRVRTDRIDGFLCDRGFQLLNPAYPAVRAFIDVASLDLQTFGAGVMVRKGQRLTTLRASLSRPGGESSVLSSGLIKPKEIRGLLRWLGPTLLRPSSASRATRDSTLADSLDAVGVTGALRRDVIDTFLAGVLADSSGASSANYARLLMRSFVRAIPGLPSKGMAALPEQMAASLESPVRVNTAVRDLRETGNGVEVDTDRGRIRARVAVTAVGAEDLEELTGEKTPPTRGLTTWWFQAPEPPLEDPLLVLDASAPQGGPDGPVWHTAVVSNAAPSYAPAGSALIEATTLLDRPDGLADEREIRKHLERIYATSTRRWQVLINHRLPHALPASAPPLIDRSVQRISERIFVCGDHRDTGSIQGALVSGDRAGQGIAGILSSASRRSDNEPSAKR from the coding sequence GTGGACGCCGACGTTGTAGTCGTGGGAGCAGGTCTCGCAGGCCTGCAGTGTGCCAGACGGTTGCAGCGCAACGGCTTGACTGTCCAGATCTGCGAATCGCGTGATGGGGTGGGCGGTCGCGTGCGCACCGATCGAATCGACGGCTTCCTCTGTGACCGCGGGTTTCAGCTGCTCAATCCTGCGTACCCCGCAGTGCGCGCCTTCATCGACGTCGCCTCACTGGACCTGCAGACCTTCGGCGCAGGAGTGATGGTCCGCAAGGGACAGCGTCTGACCACGCTGCGCGCATCCTTGAGTCGGCCTGGCGGCGAGTCATCGGTGTTGAGCTCTGGACTGATCAAACCGAAGGAGATCCGCGGACTTCTGAGGTGGCTCGGTCCGACTCTGCTGCGGCCATCGTCAGCCTCGCGGGCGACGCGGGACTCAACTCTGGCAGACTCTTTGGATGCTGTGGGAGTCACGGGAGCATTGCGCCGAGACGTCATCGACACGTTCCTGGCCGGTGTGCTGGCCGACAGTTCTGGCGCAAGCTCGGCGAACTATGCCCGCCTGCTGATGAGATCGTTCGTGCGCGCGATCCCCGGTCTGCCCAGTAAAGGCATGGCGGCTCTGCCCGAGCAGATGGCGGCTTCTCTCGAATCGCCGGTGCGCGTGAACACCGCCGTGCGAGACCTTCGCGAGACCGGCAATGGTGTGGAAGTCGACACCGACCGGGGACGGATACGGGCGCGTGTCGCTGTCACCGCAGTCGGTGCTGAGGATCTCGAGGAGCTGACCGGCGAGAAGACTCCTCCTACACGCGGTCTGACGACCTGGTGGTTCCAAGCTCCGGAACCTCCTCTCGAGGATCCGCTGTTGGTACTGGATGCCTCGGCTCCCCAGGGAGGCCCAGATGGGCCCGTTTGGCACACTGCAGTGGTCTCAAATGCAGCACCGAGCTACGCGCCTGCGGGATCGGCGCTCATCGAGGCAACGACGCTGCTCGATCGGCCCGACGGTCTGGCCGACGAACGGGAGATTCGGAAGCATCTCGAACGCATCTACGCCACGTCGACGCGCCGGTGGCAGGTTCTGATCAATCATCGGCTTCCGCATGCACTGCCGGCCTCGGCTCCCCCTCTGATCGACCGATCGGTGCAGCGGATCTCCGAGAGAATATTCGTCTGCGGCGACCACCGTGACACCGGCTCGATCCAAGGAGCTTTGGTCTCCGGTGATCGAGCCGGGCAGGGAATCGCCGGAATACTCTCATCTGCCTCCCGCCGTTCCGACAACGAACCTAGTGCGAAACGATGA
- a CDS encoding phage holin family protein, which produces MSDYVPSSTSAVSTGELVSQLSEQATRLVRDEIQLAQIEMSAKAKQAGVGAGLLGAGGIIALFGLGAGIATGIIALALVVPAWLAGLIVTVFLLAVAGIAVLVGKTRVTATTPVPERAIEGAKRSVDTVKKGARDGGHH; this is translated from the coding sequence ATGTCTGACTATGTCCCTAGTTCAACGAGCGCCGTCTCGACTGGTGAGCTCGTCTCGCAATTGTCAGAGCAGGCTACACGCCTGGTCCGTGATGAAATTCAGCTCGCGCAGATCGAGATGAGCGCGAAAGCCAAACAGGCCGGCGTTGGTGCGGGCCTGCTCGGTGCGGGCGGCATTATCGCCCTATTTGGTCTCGGTGCGGGAATCGCGACCGGCATCATCGCCCTCGCTCTCGTCGTGCCGGCATGGTTAGCGGGTCTGATTGTCACCGTTTTTCTGCTCGCTGTCGCAGGGATTGCCGTACTGGTCGGGAAGACTAGAGTCACTGCGACTACGCCCGTGCCCGAGCGCGCAATCGAGGGTGCGAAGCGCTCTGTGGACACAGTGAAGAAGGGAGCCCGTGATGGCGGACACCATTGA
- a CDS encoding DUF3618 domain-containing protein, producing the protein MADTIDAGPAWSSDRPGPDASQAEVEADIARTREQLGQTLAQLVEKFDVRAGAERTIEEIKDNATHTLDEAGHKVTEKLSAATGAVKSVFSYDDETTSAAAGAGPDTTAETHLALRSRPDWASLAPLMIASGLALTAVIVAVGWRR; encoded by the coding sequence ATGGCGGACACCATTGATGCGGGTCCCGCCTGGTCGTCGGATAGACCGGGTCCGGACGCCTCCCAAGCCGAGGTCGAGGCTGACATTGCCCGTACCCGTGAGCAGCTTGGCCAGACACTGGCCCAGCTCGTCGAGAAATTCGACGTCAGAGCCGGGGCCGAGCGCACGATCGAGGAGATCAAAGACAACGCGACCCATACTCTCGACGAGGCGGGTCACAAGGTGACTGAGAAGCTCTCAGCAGCCACCGGTGCAGTGAAGTCTGTGTTCTCCTACGACGATGAGACCACCTCCGCGGCTGCCGGAGCCGGACCGGACACAACGGCAGAGACCCATCTGGCATTGAGGTCTCGACCTGACTGGGCCAGTCTTGCGCCGTTGATGATCGCCTCGGGCCTGGCCCTGACTGCTGTCATTGTTGCGGTGGGGTGGCGGCGATGA
- a CDS encoding YihY/virulence factor BrkB family protein produces MDADDTGPVSYDEAKDSRHGVAAEHPTKPDTPQKLTGPTWKYVAGKTLREFLGDDCLQLAAGLTYYLVLALFPALLAILSILGLVGQSQQTVETVTGIITDLGGTSIADTLRPTLMQLAQNSSAGWAFVIGLLVALWSASGYVVAFGKAMNRIYEKGEGRPIWKLRPLMLLVTLVAVILVVVAALILVVSGPVAQAVGGAIGFGSGALLVWQIAKWPVLLIIVIALVALLYHATPNVRQPKVKWISLGSVFAIVVWVLASAAFAFYIANFSNYAKTYGALAGVIIFLLWLWITNIALLLGAELNAESERGRQLQGGIRAEEDIQLPPRETTILDKAERKNAKDARRARALRKTRGESAQPTRND; encoded by the coding sequence GTGGATGCTGATGATACTGGTCCGGTATCCTATGACGAGGCGAAGGATTCGAGGCACGGTGTCGCAGCTGAGCATCCGACCAAACCTGATACTCCACAGAAGCTGACCGGACCGACGTGGAAGTACGTGGCGGGCAAGACACTGCGGGAATTCCTCGGCGATGACTGCCTGCAGTTAGCTGCTGGTCTGACCTACTATCTGGTTCTCGCATTGTTTCCGGCTCTTCTGGCGATTCTGTCGATCCTGGGTCTGGTGGGCCAAAGTCAGCAGACGGTTGAGACGGTCACCGGCATCATCACCGATCTTGGCGGAACATCCATCGCGGATACGCTGAGGCCGACTCTGATGCAGTTGGCACAGAACTCGTCGGCGGGATGGGCATTCGTCATTGGTCTTCTCGTGGCTCTGTGGTCGGCATCTGGATATGTAGTTGCCTTCGGCAAGGCGATGAATCGCATCTATGAGAAAGGTGAAGGTCGCCCGATCTGGAAGCTTCGCCCTCTCATGCTTCTTGTCACCCTCGTGGCTGTGATTCTGGTTGTCGTCGCAGCGTTGATCCTCGTGGTCTCGGGGCCGGTGGCACAGGCGGTTGGTGGTGCGATCGGGTTCGGCTCGGGTGCTCTGCTGGTGTGGCAGATCGCGAAATGGCCCGTTCTGCTCATCATCGTGATCGCTTTGGTCGCTTTGCTCTATCATGCGACACCGAATGTTCGACAGCCGAAGGTCAAGTGGATCAGTCTCGGATCGGTCTTCGCGATTGTCGTGTGGGTGCTGGCCTCGGCGGCTTTTGCGTTCTACATCGCGAACTTTTCGAATTACGCGAAGACGTATGGGGCCCTGGCAGGGGTCATCATCTTCTTGCTCTGGCTGTGGATCACGAACATTGCCTTGCTGCTGGGGGCTGAGCTCAATGCTGAAAGCGAACGCGGGCGTCAGCTTCAGGGCGGTATACGGGCCGAAGAGGATATTCAACTGCCTCCGCGTGAGACGACGATACTGGATAAGGCAGAGCGGAAGAACGCCAAAGATGCTCGGAGAGCACGGGCCCTGAGGAAAACCCGAGGCGAAAGCGCCCAGCCGACTCGCAACGACTAA
- a CDS encoding DUF4235 domain-containing protein: protein MVKTDDTTGNTAAKLLYRPFGLIGSVAGGAVAGVVFKQIWKRATPGDNADAPGALESEHRLREILVAAALQGALFALVKALVDRGMANVFTKFIGEWPGD from the coding sequence ATGGTCAAGACCGATGACACAACCGGCAATACCGCGGCTAAACTGTTGTATCGTCCGTTCGGGCTGATCGGAAGCGTCGCTGGTGGTGCCGTGGCGGGGGTGGTGTTCAAACAGATCTGGAAGCGTGCCACTCCTGGTGACAACGCCGATGCTCCCGGTGCCTTGGAGTCTGAGCACAGGCTACGTGAGATCTTGGTGGCAGCCGCTTTGCAGGGTGCGCTCTTCGCTCTGGTGAAAGCATTGGTCGATCGGGGCATGGCAAACGTGTTCACAAAGTTCATCGGCGAATGGCCGGGTGACTGA
- a CDS encoding Dps family protein, producing the protein MTETVKVPQPAGSETTRTENAERGFAASPALAKNMQTVLVDFIALQLVGKQAHWNVVGPNFRDLHLNLDEVVDIAREGADTIAERMRALHATADGRPAVVAEQTALPEFPAGEVLTGDVVDLAVRAVETTVATMRQVHDEVDEADATTADIFHDFIARLEQQAWFLSAENRRPEN; encoded by the coding sequence ATGACTGAGACAGTGAAAGTTCCGCAGCCGGCTGGGAGCGAGACGACACGGACTGAGAACGCGGAGCGCGGTTTCGCAGCGTCGCCGGCGTTGGCGAAGAACATGCAGACAGTTCTCGTTGACTTCATCGCCCTCCAGCTCGTCGGCAAACAGGCGCACTGGAATGTTGTGGGCCCGAACTTCCGGGACCTTCATCTCAACCTCGACGAGGTAGTCGATATCGCCCGAGAGGGTGCCGACACAATCGCCGAGCGTATGCGCGCACTCCACGCCACCGCTGATGGACGTCCCGCTGTGGTCGCTGAGCAGACTGCATTGCCGGAGTTCCCGGCAGGTGAAGTGCTGACCGGCGACGTGGTTGACCTCGCTGTCCGAGCGGTCGAGACTACCGTGGCCACGATGCGGCAAGTGCATGATGAAGTTGATGAGGCGGATGCGACCACCGCCGACATCTTCCATGACTTCATCGCGCGTCTCGAGCAGCAGGCCTGGTTCCTCAGCGCCGAGAATCGACGTCCCGAGAACTGA
- a CDS encoding general stress protein yields MKPAVKEFQDDTELMDEVKRQAAAGIAKDDLFVLSHDDDRTDRVAGSVNVNEPDDLSNLVGTRYDKKGDELRAIFEEFGFTSNESDDLEEKLDHGKILLLINS; encoded by the coding sequence ATGAAACCCGCAGTCAAAGAGTTCCAGGACGATACCGAACTGATGGATGAAGTGAAACGCCAGGCGGCAGCGGGCATCGCCAAGGACGACCTCTTCGTCCTCTCCCATGACGATGACCGCACCGACCGCGTCGCAGGCAGTGTCAATGTCAACGAACCCGACGATCTCAGCAATCTCGTAGGCACGCGGTATGACAAGAAGGGCGACGAGCTGCGCGCGATCTTCGAGGAGTTCGGCTTCACGTCGAACGAGTCCGACGACCTCGAAGAGAAGCTCGACCACGGCAAGATCCTGCTGCTCATCAACAGCTGA
- a CDS encoding TetR/AcrR family transcriptional regulator, translated as MAQNRLTRNDLVAAAITFVDVHGLDALTMRRLGQSLGVEAMALYRHVSGREDLLEAMVEGLIDSLFDNRLMRQTPSSWENYLQRVANTTKELALDHPGIFPLIATQPSQAPWLRPPLRSLRWVEEFLSTLQQFEFSDAAAVGAYKSFTSFLIGDLLLQVHSTNFAITDEDDHERSDDDSDLSEYPTVNELSDLLSEDHRQRQFDDALDELIERIRLSPTN; from the coding sequence ATGGCCCAGAACCGTCTGACCAGAAACGACCTCGTGGCAGCGGCGATCACCTTCGTCGACGTACACGGACTCGATGCGCTGACAATGCGACGCCTCGGGCAGTCCCTCGGGGTCGAAGCCATGGCCTTGTATAGGCATGTCTCCGGACGCGAAGACCTTCTCGAAGCGATGGTCGAAGGTCTCATCGACAGTCTGTTCGATAACCGGCTGATGAGGCAGACGCCGTCATCGTGGGAGAACTATCTCCAACGGGTGGCCAACACGACGAAAGAACTGGCGCTCGATCATCCCGGGATCTTTCCCCTGATCGCTACTCAACCGTCCCAAGCCCCGTGGCTGCGTCCTCCATTGCGCAGCCTGCGCTGGGTCGAAGAGTTCCTCTCCACACTGCAGCAATTCGAGTTCTCCGATGCGGCCGCGGTCGGTGCCTACAAATCGTTCACCAGCTTCCTCATCGGGGATCTGCTCCTGCAAGTCCATTCCACGAATTTCGCCATCACTGACGAAGACGATCACGAGAGGTCCGATGACGACTCCGACTTATCGGAGTATCCCACCGTGAACGAGCTGAGTGACCTGCTCAGCGAAGATCATCGCCAACGCCAGTTCGACGATGCCCTCGACGAACTCATCGAACGCATCCGCCTCTCACCAACCAATTAG
- a CDS encoding acyl-CoA dehydrogenase middle domain-containing protein produces the protein MNTQHRLDVTGMISAPLGSWRDEPACHDELRKLVTSNAQTADKVRALSRFLELTGTSSQMRQWESLLEVAAVDVAVARMLEPHVDALGILAEAGHDAPDGSTWGVYAAESPAHVLTVCADGEQAVIVGEKAWCSLAGELSHAIVIAGSDRGSYACAVDLRDPRVQVQPTAWPSVGLEEIPSGSVAFTKTPVTVLGPPNWYLDRPAFAWGGIRVAACWFGAAVGLARNAVRRHSKRSNPSSVGQMLIGQLEAEIFSIRSVLAQAAAAADGCDEYSRARAWTLALTVRNIICSGVRRIQHLSREIAGPAALTGDARFAKADADLTVYISQHHGPRDEAALGTELRTRDDHDGF, from the coding sequence ATGAACACACAGCATCGGTTAGACGTCACTGGGATGATTTCGGCGCCTCTGGGCTCCTGGCGCGACGAACCTGCCTGCCACGACGAGCTCAGGAAGCTGGTCACCAGCAATGCGCAGACCGCTGACAAGGTTCGCGCCTTGAGTCGATTTCTCGAACTCACCGGGACCTCGTCTCAGATGCGGCAGTGGGAGTCGCTGCTCGAGGTGGCGGCCGTCGATGTCGCTGTCGCTCGGATGCTCGAACCCCATGTGGATGCGCTGGGCATCCTTGCAGAAGCCGGACACGACGCACCTGATGGCTCGACCTGGGGCGTCTACGCCGCCGAGTCTCCAGCTCACGTCCTCACCGTGTGTGCAGATGGCGAACAGGCCGTGATCGTTGGGGAAAAAGCCTGGTGTTCCTTGGCGGGCGAACTCTCGCACGCGATCGTCATCGCCGGCAGCGACAGAGGATCGTACGCCTGTGCCGTGGACCTCAGGGACCCCCGAGTGCAGGTCCAGCCGACTGCGTGGCCGAGCGTGGGGCTGGAGGAGATCCCGAGCGGAAGTGTCGCGTTCACGAAAACGCCCGTCACCGTCCTCGGTCCGCCGAACTGGTACCTGGATCGACCTGCGTTCGCGTGGGGAGGCATCCGGGTGGCAGCATGTTGGTTCGGCGCAGCCGTGGGACTGGCAAGGAACGCCGTGCGACGGCACAGCAAGCGCTCCAACCCATCCTCAGTCGGTCAGATGCTCATCGGTCAGCTCGAGGCTGAGATCTTCTCGATTCGCAGCGTCCTCGCGCAGGCAGCGGCCGCAGCCGACGGGTGTGACGAGTATTCCCGCGCACGTGCCTGGACTCTGGCCCTGACGGTGCGCAATATCATCTGCTCAGGAGTTCGCAGGATCCAGCACCTGAGTCGCGAAATCGCGGGACCGGCAGCGCTGACAGGTGACGCTCGCTTCGCCAAAGCCGACGCTGATCTCACCGTCTACATCAGTCAGCACCACGGTCCCCGCGATGAAGCCGCTCTGGGCACGGAACTTCGCACGAGGGACGACCATGATGGGTTTTGA
- a CDS encoding PIG-L deacetylase family protein, whose product MAGSRRPGASRAPGRGHARWATFIILAAHPDDEALGAPGLLARLRRSAHRVVVQLFTAGEQSHPGSPTHSTKELR is encoded by the coding sequence TTGGCGGGAAGCCGGCGTCCAGGGGCTTCCCGCGCTCCGGGTCGAGGCCATGCCCGCTGGGCCACGTTCATCATCCTTGCCGCACATCCGGACGATGAAGCCCTTGGAGCGCCTGGCCTGCTGGCTCGCCTGCGTCGGTCCGCTCACCGAGTCGTCGTGCAGCTCTTCACCGCAGGGGAACAATCCCATCCGGGTTCTCCCACCCACTCGACGAAGGAACTCAGATAG
- a CDS encoding class I SAM-dependent methyltransferase: MGLPDGQLSAFNQRIVYEIGAEVDQHQGPVVLVSPYSRDGHSNHEAIGAAALQLGREHHTMVLEYPIWYWHWAVPADEAWRSWSFLSDPANFDRQAVFDGYPSQVSALSDQPGDDAILSPAHLEHFRRGGDIFAVSDFRDGAAPVPGGDGSAKLHDASAASAVFDVVHVRRCDPWQVWSSEYEIAKRRNLLTHLPAVPYAHILEIGCSVGALTHDLAGIGAQVTAVDASEEALRIARRRGTIPSAEIHFVHATVPFEWPQGTFDCVVLSETGFYLSRSQLLETLEKIDGSTTVRFILVLCHWRGEIDDWPLDADEVHRICLGAWPHHRVEHRYQGGYRLDIITVDKGSRPAASEGHA; this comes from the coding sequence GTGGGGTTGCCTGATGGGCAGCTGAGCGCATTCAACCAGAGGATCGTCTACGAGATCGGGGCCGAAGTGGACCAGCACCAGGGACCCGTGGTGCTCGTCTCACCTTACAGTCGGGACGGACATAGTAATCATGAGGCGATCGGTGCAGCGGCCCTGCAGTTGGGGCGTGAGCATCACACGATGGTGCTCGAGTACCCGATCTGGTACTGGCATTGGGCAGTCCCTGCCGATGAGGCTTGGCGCAGTTGGTCGTTTCTGTCCGATCCGGCGAACTTCGACAGACAGGCAGTGTTCGACGGGTATCCGTCGCAGGTGTCAGCGCTATCCGATCAGCCCGGAGACGACGCAATCCTCAGCCCCGCTCATCTCGAACACTTCCGTCGTGGTGGAGACATCTTCGCGGTCTCGGACTTCCGCGACGGTGCGGCTCCGGTGCCCGGTGGCGACGGCTCAGCGAAGCTCCACGACGCCAGTGCGGCTTCTGCGGTCTTCGACGTAGTCCACGTCCGACGGTGCGACCCCTGGCAGGTGTGGAGTTCCGAATATGAGATCGCCAAACGCAGGAATCTCCTCACCCATCTGCCTGCGGTTCCGTACGCTCATATCCTTGAGATCGGCTGCTCGGTAGGCGCTTTGACTCATGATCTCGCCGGTATCGGCGCGCAGGTGACGGCAGTCGATGCCAGTGAGGAGGCGTTGCGAATCGCCAGACGGCGAGGGACGATCCCGTCGGCGGAAATCCACTTCGTTCACGCCACCGTCCCCTTCGAATGGCCTCAGGGCACTTTCGACTGCGTCGTGCTGTCGGAGACCGGCTTCTACCTCAGTCGTTCTCAGCTTCTCGAAACCTTGGAGAAGATCGATGGCTCGACAACGGTTCGTTTCATCCTGGTGCTCTGCCACTGGAGGGGCGAGATCGACGATTGGCCGCTGGATGCCGATGAAGTCCATCGCATCTGCTTGGGCGCCTGGCCTCATCATCGCGTTGAACACCGGTATCAAGGGGGCTACCGTCTTGACATCATCACGGTCGACAAGGGCTCCCGCCCAGCCGCGTCGGAGGGGCACGCATGA
- a CDS encoding glycosyltransferase: protein MIRRLGVIIPAHNEEDDILGCLESLQRSHSYAVERGINCRFRVVVVADACTDATASIVEDFAARHRNVFVLATSFQSVGRARDFGWRHFMRTEESTTGEDSDSAWVWVAFTDADSRVPEHWITTHLELAARGVDCLVGTVAPRPETATADLVATWHANHELLENHPYIFGANMGLRASALEAIGGVPPLECGEDEAIVDAVLREGGRIRRTDDCRVLTSARLSGRVRGGFSSYLRQLT from the coding sequence ATGATCAGGCGTTTAGGTGTCATCATTCCGGCCCACAATGAAGAGGACGACATCCTCGGGTGTCTCGAGTCGTTGCAGCGATCACACTCATACGCTGTCGAGAGAGGCATCAACTGTCGGTTTCGAGTCGTTGTCGTGGCAGATGCCTGCACCGATGCCACGGCGAGCATCGTCGAGGACTTTGCCGCCAGGCATCGCAACGTATTCGTCCTCGCGACCTCTTTTCAGTCCGTCGGTCGAGCCCGCGACTTTGGATGGAGGCACTTCATGCGAACCGAGGAATCCACAACAGGGGAAGACTCCGACTCGGCGTGGGTGTGGGTCGCATTCACAGACGCCGACAGCAGAGTGCCCGAACATTGGATCACCACCCATCTCGAACTCGCCGCGAGAGGCGTCGATTGCCTGGTGGGCACTGTGGCCCCACGCCCTGAGACAGCAACGGCCGACCTGGTCGCAACTTGGCATGCCAACCACGAACTGCTCGAGAATCACCCGTACATATTCGGAGCGAACATGGGGCTGCGCGCCAGCGCGCTCGAAGCCATAGGAGGCGTGCCTCCGCTGGAATGTGGTGAGGACGAAGCAATCGTCGATGCGGTGCTGCGGGAGGGCGGCCGCATTCGCAGAACCGATGACTGCAGAGTGCTCACGTCTGCTCGTCTGTCCGGTCGCGTGCGCGGGGGCTTCAGCAGCTACTTGCGTCAACTGACGTGA
- a CDS encoding GPGG-motif small membrane protein, producing the protein MAIVLWILAALLVISGIFAILRKQILWGVVLIVVGCLVGPGGVSIFA; encoded by the coding sequence ATGGCTATTGTTCTGTGGATCCTCGCAGCGCTGCTCGTCATCTCGGGCATCTTCGCAATTCTGCGCAAACAGATTCTGTGGGGCGTCGTCCTCATCGTCGTCGGCTGTCTCGTCGGCCCAGGAGGGGTGAGCATCTTCGCCTGA
- a CDS encoding YbfB/YjiJ family MFS transporter, which yields MPDSIARPSFTPVRGALGLSVAMGMGRFFYTPALPLMVAALHWSSAPGAWIATLNYVGYFIGTLVIAQGWVEPNRFVYRLSLIVSTVGLAAVALTSNLIWQGGIRTIAGIASGLIFVCVTQRIPANSRRPRDGGISYGGVGFGILVSGAIVLAAGSVADWRQLWLICAAVSAIFSSIAWTWPIPARIPQNTTPTEATDPTTPDDPTETATDDPAEAATPFDANRRRAMAILSTGYFFQGGGYIIIGTYLVVLAGPVFGATAAASTWLIAGIATAASPLTWSAVAARIGTVKALTVCYCLQVFGALLAVFGSSPIVLIIAAALFGFTFIGVVMMTIGVGTQLGVANASAKLTSWYSIGQIVGPAVVAAALSEHIAAAFIASAIALAIAMALTLVGVLTGNVDR from the coding sequence ATGCCCGATAGCATCGCCAGGCCCTCCTTCACCCCCGTTCGCGGGGCGCTCGGCCTTTCGGTGGCGATGGGCATGGGCCGGTTCTTCTATACCCCGGCCCTGCCGCTCATGGTCGCAGCCCTCCACTGGAGTTCGGCTCCCGGCGCATGGATCGCGACGCTGAACTACGTCGGCTACTTCATCGGCACCCTCGTCATCGCCCAAGGTTGGGTCGAACCCAACCGCTTCGTCTACCGCCTCAGCCTCATCGTCTCCACCGTGGGTCTGGCCGCGGTCGCCCTGACCTCGAACCTCATCTGGCAGGGCGGCATCCGCACTATCGCCGGCATCGCCTCGGGGCTGATCTTCGTGTGCGTGACCCAACGGATCCCCGCGAACTCCCGCCGGCCCCGCGACGGCGGCATCTCCTACGGCGGGGTCGGCTTCGGCATCCTCGTCTCCGGAGCCATCGTGCTCGCCGCCGGCAGCGTCGCCGACTGGCGCCAACTGTGGCTCATCTGCGCGGCCGTATCCGCGATCTTCTCCAGCATCGCCTGGACCTGGCCGATCCCCGCCCGGATCCCACAGAACACCACCCCCACCGAGGCGACCGACCCGACCACACCCGACGACCCGACCGAAACCGCCACCGACGATCCCGCCGAGGCGGCCACCCCCTTCGACGCCAACCGCCGCCGAGCCATGGCGATCCTCTCCACCGGCTATTTCTTCCAGGGCGGCGGCTACATCATCATCGGCACCTACCTCGTCGTCCTGGCCGGCCCCGTCTTCGGCGCCACCGCGGCTGCCTCGACGTGGCTCATCGCCGGGATCGCAACAGCGGCGTCTCCCCTGACCTGGTCAGCAGTCGCCGCCCGCATCGGCACGGTCAAGGCACTGACCGTCTGCTATTGCCTCCAGGTCTTCGGTGCCCTGCTCGCAGTCTTCGGATCCTCACCGATCGTCCTCATCATCGCCGCTGCCCTCTTCGGCTTCACCTTCATCGGCGTGGTCATGATGACGATCGGCGTCGGCACGCAGCTGGGCGTCGCGAACGCCTCGGCGAAGCTGACGTCCTGGTACAGCATCGGTCAGATCGTCGGCCCGGCCGTCGTCGCCGCGGCCCTGAGCGAACACATCGCCGCCGCCTTCATCGCCTCGGCGATCGCTTTGGCAATCGCCATGGCGCTGACCTTGGTCGGCGTCCTCACCGGCAACGTCGACCGCTGA